A single region of the Anaerococcus urinomassiliensis genome encodes:
- a CDS encoding DJ-1 family glyoxalase III, translating into MDKFIVFLADGFEDVEGLTVVDYLRRVGVNVDTVSVMDDLTVRTKSNIKIIADKHISDIDPDDYLGLYIPGGTKGAESLRDDDRVIDIIKEFDQKNKVIAAICAGPIVLNRAGVLADKKATSFPTMKEEIDNVGAYIDDQIVVTDGNITTSRGAATTVYLAMRLVEILKGKEAVEELKRGTQQEAVEAYYNISYDYINNN; encoded by the coding sequence ATGGATAAATTTATTGTTTTTCTTGCTGATGGCTTTGAAGATGTAGAAGGATTAACGGTTGTCGACTACTTACGCAGGGTTGGTGTCAATGTCGATACTGTTTCTGTTATGGATGATCTAACGGTTAGAACAAAGTCAAACATAAAAATAATTGCAGATAAGCATATTTCAGATATCGATCCAGATGATTACCTAGGTTTATATATACCAGGTGGTACAAAGGGTGCCGAAAGCTTGCGTGATGACGATCGTGTAATTGATATTATCAAAGAATTCGATCAAAAGAACAAAGTAATAGCTGCAATTTGTGCGGGTCCTATAGTTTTAAACCGTGCTGGAGTTTTGGCAGATAAAAAAGCAACATCATTTCCGACTATGAAAGAAGAAATTGATAATGTAGGAGCCTATATTGATGACCAAATCGTAGTTACTGATGGTAATATTACAACTAGTAGAGGTGCAGCAACCACAGTATATCTTGCTATGAGACTAGTTGAGATTTTAAAAGGCAAAGAAGCAGTAGAAGAGCTAAAAAGAGGCACCCAACAAGAAGCTGTGGAAGCTTATTACAATATAAGCTATGATTATATTAACAATAATTAG
- a CDS encoding NAD-dependent epimerase/dehydratase family protein has protein sequence MEQLNKIFVLGGAGFLGYHTLKEAVNRGYSVKTVDIVELPENLKFKEEDKVEFIITNFFNLSDQEIIAMLKDCDGFVYAGGVDERIVPEKPARKFFYEKNVFPTQRLAHLAKEAGVKNFVVFGSYTAEFGENNAELRKHNYHKEPYVETRLLQEKLAMYAGEGSMNVSVLRLPYIFGTMEGKVPLWSMFVDMLRGQDFMPVTSGGAATVTANQVGQAAISALENGQHRRTYPLATGYISYEDFYKKIVEELGQEEKTKLQIMSFEELEEAYKEDQELTDKKGVEHGIRQVNMLRANSMEFRLSTDVAFDELRVREEDTEAIIKETLSWANTQK, from the coding sequence ATGGAGCAATTAAATAAGATTTTCGTCCTTGGTGGAGCTGGGTTTCTGGGTTACCATACTTTAAAAGAAGCAGTAAATAGGGGATATAGCGTAAAGACAGTTGATATAGTGGAACTGCCAGAGAATTTGAAATTTAAAGAAGAAGACAAAGTTGAATTTATCATTACAAACTTCTTCAATCTTTCTGATCAAGAAATTATTGCCATGTTAAAAGACTGCGATGGATTTGTTTATGCAGGTGGCGTTGACGAGAGAATTGTACCTGAAAAACCTGCCCGTAAGTTTTTCTACGAAAAAAACGTCTTTCCAACTCAAAGACTTGCCCATCTTGCTAAAGAAGCGGGAGTCAAAAACTTTGTTGTATTTGGTTCATACACGGCAGAGTTTGGAGAAAATAATGCAGAGCTTCGAAAGCATAACTACCACAAGGAGCCTTACGTAGAAACAAGACTTCTACAAGAAAAGCTTGCTATGTATGCTGGCGAGGGATCAATGAATGTATCAGTTCTTAGACTTCCATATATATTTGGAACCATGGAAGGCAAGGTTCCTCTATGGTCAATGTTTGTTGATATGCTCCGTGGCCAAGACTTTATGCCTGTAACCAGTGGAGGAGCTGCTACAGTTACAGCTAACCAAGTAGGTCAAGCTGCCATATCTGCCCTAGAAAACGGCCAACATAGGAGAACATATCCACTTGCAACTGGATATATTTCATATGAAGATTTCTACAAAAAGATTGTAGAAGAACTAGGCCAAGAAGAAAAAACAAAACTTCAAATTATGAGCTTTGAAGAATTGGAAGAAGCCTACAAAGAAGACCAAGAACTTACAGATAAAAAGGGCGTAGAACACGGTATACGCCAAGTAAATATGCTAAGGGCAAACTCTATGGAATTTAGGTTATCAACAGACGTGGCTTTTGATGAACTTAGGGTAAGGGAAGAAGATACAGAAGCAATTATAAAGGAAACATTAAGCTGGGCTAATACACAAAAATAA
- a CDS encoding DUF1659 domain-containing protein, with product MKLQIRFKVTDADNTDRKVSKTFSKINEKATSEQLRAFVQAFASLNNGDEHEAYLIKEERL from the coding sequence ATGAAATTACAAATCAGATTTAAAGTAACAGATGCTGACAATACTGATAGGAAAGTATCAAAGACATTTTCAAAGATTAATGAAAAAGCCACAAGTGAACAACTAAGAGCTTTTGTCCAAGCCTTTGCTAGTTTAAATAATGGCGATGAACATGAAGCTTATCTTATCAAGGAAGAAAGACTATAA
- a CDS encoding DUF2922 domain-containing protein encodes MTSRKLKLYFKDDLASAKSFTIDYPKEEYANEEVKVAMDKIVNSKVLVTKNGPIAAKTKAQIETVNKEDVDIA; translated from the coding sequence ATGACAAGTAGAAAGTTAAAGTTATATTTCAAAGACGACCTAGCAAGCGCCAAATCCTTTACAATAGACTATCCAAAGGAAGAATATGCAAATGAAGAAGTGAAAGTTGCAATGGATAAGATTGTAAATTCAAAAGTACTAGTGACCAAAAATGGTCCAATAGCTGCAAAAACTAAGGCTCAAATTGAAACTGTTAACAAAGAAGATGTAGATATAGCCTAG